The genomic region GCCGCCGATCACCAAGACTCCCCTAGCCGTGGTAGTGTCCATATCCCTTCTCGAAGGCTTGCAGGTTGAGTTCGATCGTGGCCGCGGGGACCGACGATTCGACGGCTTTCATGGCGGCTTCCTTGCCCACGACGCCCGTGGCCGCCGTGGCGAAGCCAACCACGACGATGTTCTGGACGATGCGCTTGCCCAGCTCCTCGGCGATGCGCACCGCCGGCACGCCGTACCGCTTGACGCCGGCGGCGAGTTCGTCGCCGGGATGGACCAGATCCTCGTCGTAGATCAGGGTCCCGCCTTCTATCAGCTCGCCGGCGTACTTCTCGTATCCTTCGCGCGACAGGGCGATCAGCACGTCCGTCTTGC from bacterium harbors:
- a CDS encoding 2-oxoacid:acceptor oxidoreductase family protein; protein product: MSRREIRITGYGGQGVIMTGFIFGKAAAIYDGLHSTMTQSFGPEARGSACASALIVDDAFVSFPYLRKTDVLIALSREGYEKYAGELIEGGTLIYDEDLVHPGDELAAGVKRYGVPAVRIAEELGKRIVQNIVVVGFATAATGVVGKEAAMKAVESSVPAATIELNLQAFEKGYGHYHG